From a single Bacillota bacterium genomic region:
- a CDS encoding glycosyltransferase family 2 protein, with protein sequence MTLSVLIVNWNTRDLLRACLQSLRRHPPAEPMEVWVLDNASRDGSAEMVQEEFPEVHLIASDWNLGYAAGNNRLIQQAQGEYLLLLNPDTEVTETALDTAVRFMQQHPEVGALGAKLIHPDGRVQRSVRSFPEPQAVLWEYLGLAKLFPRSRRFGAYRMTWFTYDRIAEVDQPMGTFLMLSRRAVEDVGLMDEQFPIFFNEVDWCYRAKARGWKIVFHPEVVIIHHGGASTRQVRPQMIWESHRSLQKFYQKHYRHRLAKPIYGWIMASISLNAWLRTLGRGREGWQRERKA encoded by the coding sequence ATGACCCTCTCCGTACTGATTGTCAACTGGAACACGCGCGACCTGTTGCGGGCGTGCCTGCAGTCGCTGCGCCGCCACCCTCCCGCCGAGCCGATGGAGGTGTGGGTGCTGGACAACGCCTCCCGCGACGGCAGTGCAGAGATGGTGCAGGAGGAGTTCCCCGAAGTACATCTCATCGCCTCGGATTGGAATCTGGGATACGCCGCGGGCAACAACCGGCTGATTCAGCAGGCGCAGGGTGAGTATCTTCTCCTGCTCAACCCCGATACGGAGGTTACCGAAACGGCACTGGATACCGCCGTGCGGTTTATGCAGCAACATCCCGAAGTGGGCGCGCTGGGCGCGAAGCTCATCCACCCCGACGGACGGGTGCAGCGTTCGGTGCGCTCCTTCCCGGAACCGCAGGCGGTGCTGTGGGAGTATTTGGGATTGGCGAAGCTGTTCCCCCGCTCGCGCCGCTTCGGTGCCTACCGCATGACGTGGTTCACCTATGACCGGATTGCGGAGGTCGACCAGCCGATGGGTACGTTCCTGATGCTTTCGCGGCGGGCGGTTGAGGATGTCGGGCTGATGGACGAGCAGTTTCCCATCTTCTTCAATGAGGTGGACTGGTGCTATCGGGCAAAGGCGCGTGGCTGGAAGATTGTCTTTCACCCCGAAGTGGTGATTATCCATCACGGCGGGGCGAGTACGCGGCAGGTGCGTCCGCAGATGATATGGGAATCGCACCGCTCCCTGCAGAAGTTCTATCAGAAGCACTACCGACATCGACTGGCGAAGCCGATATATGGGTGGATCATGGCAAGTATCTCCCTGAACGCCTGGCTGCGCACGCTGGGCAGGGGGCGCGAGGGCTGGCAGCGTGAACGAAAAGCCTGA
- a CDS encoding HAD family hydrolase: MHAILDDADAVLFDLDGTLVETGIDFSRLRAASLQLIAEYGIDTAPLQELDALGAVEQAVNALREAGKEQESIELRQRAFARLQAMEMAYCASPRPVRGVYDLLDALRSRGARIGIITRNDREVSLRTLNALQIPYDLLVSRDDVRQVKPHPEHVQVVLQQWNLAPARCVVVGDYWMDVEAGKAAGCRTVGIWRLDVPINPFRHHPPDLLVRELRELL; the protein is encoded by the coding sequence ATGCACGCGATTTTGGACGATGCAGACGCGGTACTGTTCGACCTCGACGGCACGCTGGTCGAGACGGGTATCGACTTTTCTAGACTGCGTGCGGCAAGCCTGCAGCTGATTGCCGAATACGGCATAGACACCGCCCCGTTACAGGAGCTGGACGCGCTGGGCGCCGTGGAGCAGGCAGTGAACGCATTGCGCGAGGCAGGTAAAGAGCAGGAGAGCATTGAACTGCGACAGCGCGCCTTTGCCCGCCTGCAGGCGATGGAGATGGCATACTGCGCCTCGCCCCGACCGGTGCGGGGCGTGTACGACCTGCTGGACGCACTACGTTCGCGGGGCGCGCGGATTGGCATTATCACCCGCAACGACCGTGAGGTCTCCCTGCGCACGCTGAATGCCCTGCAGATTCCGTATGACCTGCTGGTCAGCCGCGACGACGTGCGGCAGGTGAAGCCCCATCCCGAGCATGTGCAGGTGGTGCTGCAGCAGTGGAACCTCGCGCCCGCGCGGTGCGTGGTGGTGGGGGATTACTGGATGGACGTAGAGGCGGGCAAAGCGGCGGGCTGTCGCACGGTGGGTATCTGGCGGCTGGACGTGCCCATCAACCCCTTCCGCCACCATCCACCCGACCTGCTGGTGCGCGAGCTGAGGGAGCTGCTATGA
- a CDS encoding RidA family protein, whose translation MTKQVISTPEAPAAIGPYSQAIRVGNLVFTSGQIPLHPQTGDIVGETAAEQARQVLHNLQAVLQAAGASLQNVVKTTIFLTDLSQFAAVNAVYAEFFPENPPARSTVQVAALPRGVQVEIEAIAIVE comes from the coding sequence ATGACGAAACAGGTCATTAGCACCCCAGAGGCACCTGCGGCGATTGGTCCCTACTCGCAGGCGATTCGGGTGGGCAATCTGGTGTTCACGTCGGGGCAAATCCCGCTGCACCCGCAGACGGGTGACATCGTGGGAGAGACCGCCGCGGAACAGGCGCGGCAGGTGTTGCACAACCTGCAGGCAGTGCTGCAGGCGGCGGGGGCGTCGCTGCAAAACGTAGTAAAAACCACCATCTTCCTCACCGACCTGTCGCAGTTCGCGGCGGTGAACGCGGTGTACGCCGAGTTCTTCCCCGAGAACCCGCCTGCCCGTTCCACAGTGCAGGTGGCTGCCCTGCCGCGCGGCGTGCAGGTGGAGATCGAAGCCATCGCTATCGTGGAGTGA
- a CDS encoding endonuclease III, translated as MEQRLSPSELAREVVRRLDAQHGRPVLKQRMPPLEELVACILSQHTSDVNSGRAYQQLRERFPSWEAVMDAPTQLVEETIRPGGLASSKAPRIQAVLRAIAERNGGTPSLDFLQQMDTESARRYLLSLPGVGPKTAAIVLCFSLGRPVIPVDTHVFRVSWRLGFFDRRVGEAKAHDLLQQMVPEEDIYAFHVHLIRHGRQVCKAQRPRCEQCVLADLCAYRQQMLSEV; from the coding sequence ATGGAGCAGAGGTTATCCCCGTCCGAACTGGCGCGGGAGGTGGTACGGCGGCTGGACGCACAGCACGGGCGTCCTGTCTTGAAACAGCGGATGCCCCCACTGGAGGAACTGGTGGCGTGCATCCTGTCGCAGCACACCTCCGACGTGAACTCGGGCAGGGCGTATCAGCAGCTGCGCGAGCGATTTCCCAGCTGGGAGGCGGTCATGGACGCCCCCACGCAGCTGGTGGAGGAAACCATTCGCCCGGGTGGGCTCGCCAGCAGTAAAGCGCCGCGCATTCAGGCGGTATTGCGCGCCATCGCCGAACGCAACGGCGGCACGCCGAGCCTGGACTTCCTGCAGCAGATGGACACCGAATCCGCCCGCCGCTACCTGTTGAGCCTGCCGGGCGTCGGTCCCAAAACCGCCGCGATTGTGCTTTGCTTCTCGCTGGGCAGGCCGGTGATTCCGGTGGACACCCATGTCTTTCGCGTCTCGTGGAGGCTGGGGTTCTTCGACCGTCGGGTGGGCGAGGCGAAGGCGCACGACCTGCTACAGCAGATGGTACCTGAAGAGGACATCTACGCCTTTCATGTGCATCTTATCCGGCACGGCAGGCAGGTGTGCAAGGCGCAACGCCCCCGCTGCGAGCAGTGTGTGCTGGCGGACCTGTGCGCATACCGGCAGCAGATGTTGTCGGAGGTTTAA